In Archocentrus centrarchus isolate MPI-CPG fArcCen1 chromosome 24, fArcCen1, whole genome shotgun sequence, one DNA window encodes the following:
- the bmp2b gene encoding bone morphogenetic protein 2b, whose protein sequence is MVAVVRSLMVLLLAQVLLEGATGLIPEVGRRKYSESGKQTPEQSESFLNDFELRLLNVFGLGRRPTPSKQAVVPQYMVDLYRMHSANGDHSTKRPKSMGKHAERAASKANTIRSFHHEESMEALASLKGKTTQQFYFNLTSVPSEELISSAELRIYRDQVMGSASPNESIINDSTPTTGFHRINIYEIFGVPATHGEEPLLRLLDTRLVQDSLSRWESFDVSPAVSHWTSGKGHNHGFLVEVIHLEEGEMNSEHAHIRRRHVRVSRFLHQDQDSWPQARPLLVTYGHDSRGGSVLHTREKRQAVPRKQRRKQQHKASCKRHPLYVDFSDVGWNEWIVAPPGYHAFYCHGECPFPLADHLNSTNHAIVQTLVNSVNSNIPKACCVPTDLSPISLLYLDEFEKVILKNYQDMVVEGCGCR, encoded by the exons ATGGTCGCCGTGGTCCGCTCTCTCATGGTACTGCTGCTCGCTCAGGTGTTGCTGGAAGGTGCTACGGGACTTATCCCCGAGGTCGGCCGGAGGAAATACAGCGAATCCGGGAAGCAGACCCCAGAGCAGTCAGAGAGCTTCCTCAACGATTTTGAGCTTCGGCTTCTCAATGTGTTTGGACTGGGGCGCAGGCCGACCCCGAGTAAGCAAGCCGTGGTGCCGCAGTATATGGTGGACCTTTACCGTATGCACTCAGCAAACGGAGACCACAGCACCAAACGACCCAAGAGCATGGGGAAACACGCAGAGAGAGCCGCCAGCAAGGCCAACACGATTAGAAGCTTTCACCATGAAG AGTCTATGGAGGCCCTGGCCAGCCTAAAAGGCAAAACAACACAGCAGTTCTACTTTAATCTCACTTCTGTTCCCAGTGAAGAGCTCATCTCATCTGCAGAGCTACGCATTTACAGGGATCAGGTCATGGGCTCTGCAAGCCCCAACGAAAGCATCATTAATGACAGCACTCCTACCACTGGCTTCCATCGTATCAACATTTATGAGATATTTGGAGTTCCCGCCACTCATGGCGAGGAACCTCTACTACGTCTGCTGGACACTCGACTGGTGCAGGACTCTTTGAGTCGCTGGGAAAGCTTTGACGTCAGCCCCGCGGTATCTCATTGGACTTCTGGGAAAGGCCACAATCACGGCTTCTTGGTGGAGGTGATTCACCTGGAGGAAGGGGAGATGAACAGTGAGCATGCCCATATACGCAGGAGGCATGTCAGGGTGAGCCGGTTCCTACACCAGGACCAGGACTCGTGGCCTCAGGCTCGGCCACTGCTTGTGACATATGGCCATGACAGTCGTGGGGGCTCGGTGCTCCATACACGGGAAAAAAGGCAAGCAGTACCCCGCAAACAACGTAGGAAGCAACAGCACAAGGCAAGCTGCAAGAGGCATCCCTTGTATGTGGACTTCAGTGATGTGGGCTGGAATGAGTGGATAGTGGCACCCCCTGGCTACCATGCCTTTTATTGCCATGGGGAATGTCCTTTCCCCCTAGCAGACCACCTCAATTCTACTAACCATGCCATTGTGCAGACGCTTGTCAACTCAGTCAACTCGAACATCCCCAAAGCCTGTTGTGTGCCCACTGACCTCAGCCCCATTTCTTTGCTCTACCTGGATGAATTTGAGAAAGTAATTCTGAAAAACTACCAagacatggtggtggagggatgCGGCTGCCGGTGA
- the fermt1 gene encoding fermitin family homolog 1, with amino-acid sequence MVTPAKYGDASWQLSLQVDQKDGIESMKFKMRVAGDLHIGGLMLKLVEKIRAPQDWSDHALWWEQRKCWLLKTHWTLDKYGIQADAELRYTPQHKPLLLQLPNMKTIKMTVSFSSVVFKTVADICRILNIRRPEELSLLKPPDDPSKKKKKKDKDSDQEDIWDIDLFSGGPGGTGPMYSKTMTATYDPENGMPMSATSVWFGENPLAESQPNLPPAELAKMYQSLSLVDKAVNNAGWLDSSRSLMEQDIQDYDKLLLRFKYNVFFDINPKYDGVRITQLYEQARWSILLEELDCTEEEMLMFASLQYHICKLTMSSEPQDNSNEPEIDEVEAALSNLEVTLEGGHTDKILEDITDVPELADTLRLFRPKRLTLRAYKEYWFVFKDTTICYYKNKEASSGEPIEQFHLRGCEVVPDVNVTDKKFGIKLLLPVADGMNEVYIRCDHETQYAKWKAACTLASKGKTMAYSSYKTEVRNVQSFLKMKNLAPPPGQAAPDIEAMDMNAECFVSPRYAKKQKTKQLTARILEAHQNVEKLSLVEAKMRFIQAWQSLPDFGIKYYIVRFKGSKKDEILGISYNRLIRIDMSTGLPVTTWRFANMKQWNVNWEIRQVTIEFDQNVTIAFCCLSCDCKVVHEFIGGYIFLSTRSKDQNETLDEELFHKLTGGQE; translated from the exons ATGGTCACACCTGCAAAATATGGAGATGCATCATGGCAGCTAAGTCTGCAAGTGGATCAAAAAGACGGCATCGAGTCCATGAAATTTAAGATGAGGGTGGCAGGAGACTTGCACATTGGTGGCCTCATGCTTAAGTTGGTGGAGAAAATCC GGGCTCCTCAGGATTGGTCAGACCACGCTCTTTGGTGGGAACAGAGGAAATGCTGGCTGCTCAAGACCCACTGGACCTTGGACAAGTATGGGATTCAG GCTGATGCTGAACTGCGCTACACACCCCAGCACAAACCACTCTTACTGCAGCTTCCCAATATGAAAACCATCAAAATGACCGTAAGCTTCTCCAGTGTGGTCTTCAAGACGGTGGCAGACATCTGCAGAATACTCA ACATCAGAAGACCAGAGGAACTGTCACTGCTGAAGCCTCCAGACGATCCctccaagaagaagaagaagaaagataaGGACTCAGATCAGGAGGACATTTGGGACATAGATTTATTCAGTGGGGGACCAGGTGGAACAG GCCCCATGTATAGTAAGACCATGACGGCAACCTATGACCCAGAGAATGGGATGCCAATGTCTGCCACCAGCGTCTGGTTTGGAGAAAACCCTCTTGCAGAATCTCAGCCAAACTTGCCACCTGCTGAGCTAGCCAAGATGTATCAGTCGTTGTCGCTGGTGGACAAAGCAGTCAACAATGCAGG GTGGTTGGATTCATCCCGTTCTCTTATGGAGCAAGACATTCAAGATTACGACAAGCTATTGCTGCGCTTCAAGTACAATGTCTTCTTTGACATCAATCCTAAA taTGATGGTGTCAGGATAACCCAGCTTTATGAGCAGGCCCGCTGGTCTATCCTGCTGGAAGAGCTCGACTGCACTGAAGAGGAAATGCTCATGTTTGCTTCTTTACAG TATCACATTTGTAAACTGACCATGTCCAGTGAACCTCAGGACAACTCCAATGAGCCTGAAATTGATGAAGTAGAAGCGGCCCTATCCAACCTGGAGGTGACACTGGAGGGCGGGCACACAGACAAAATTCTg GAAGACATTACAGACGTTCCAGAGCTGGCAGATACCCTCCGGCTGTTTAG GCCCAAAAGGCTGACACTGCGCGCGTACAAAGAGTACTGGTTTGTATTTAAGGATACCACAATTTGTTACTACAAGAACAAGGAGGCCTCCAGTGGAGAACCAATAGAGCAGTTTCACCTTCGAG GCTGCGAGGTGGTCCCTGATGTCAATGTCACCGACAAGAAGTTCGGCATCAAGCTTCTGCTCCCAGTGGCCGACGGGATGAATGAGGTGTACATCCGATGTGACCAC GAAACTCAGTACGCTAAATGGAAAGCCGCATGTACCCTTGCTTCCAAAGGCAAGACGATGGCCTACAGCTCCTACAAGACAGAAGTGAGGAACGTCCAGTCTTTTCTGAAAATGAAGAACCTGGCGCCCCCTCCTGGTCAGGCAGCTCCTGACATCGAAGCTATGGATATGAATGCTGAGTGTTTTGTTTCGCCGCGATACGCCAAGAAACAGAAGACCAAACAG CTGACCGCCCGCATCCTCGAGGCACATCAGAATGTAGAAAAGCTGTCCCTGGTGGAGGCCAAGATGCGATTTATCCAAGCATGGCAATCACTCCCAGACTTTGGGATCAAGTACTACATTGTCAG attcaAAGGCAGCAAGAAGGATGAAATTCTGGGGATTTCATATAACCGCCTGATTCGTATTGACATGTCTACCGGGCTGCCTGTCACCACATGGAGATTCGCCAACATGAAGCAGTGGAATGTCAACTGGGAGATAAGACAG GTGACCATAGAATTTGACCAGAACGTGACAATAGCCTTCTGCTGCTTGAGCTGTGACTGCAAGGTGGTCCACGAGTTCATCGGTGGCTACATCTTCCTCTCCACGCGATCCAAAGACCAGAATGAAACACTGGATGAAGAACTTTTCCATAAACTTACCGGAGGCCAAGAATGA